A window of the Hordeum vulgare subsp. vulgare chromosome 5H, MorexV3_pseudomolecules_assembly, whole genome shotgun sequence genome harbors these coding sequences:
- the LOC123452883 gene encoding probable cellulose synthase A catalytic subunit 2 [UDP-forming] isoform X2 has translation MAGAAKSGTGRHGAGQVCQICGDGVGAAADGELFAACDVCGFPVCRPCYEYERKEGTQACPQCKTKYKRHKGSPPARGDESEDDASDFNYPASGNQDHKHRAPEKMLTWRRNSGASDDIGLTKFGSGEIGLHKYDSGEIPHGYIPRFSHSQASGEIPGASPDHMMSPAGNVGKRGHPFAYVNHSPNPSREFSGSLGNVAWKERVDGWKMKDKGAIPMTNGTSIAPSEGRGNGDIDACTDYGMEDPLLNDETRQPLSRKVPIPSSRINPYRMVIVLRLIVLCIFLHYRITNPVRNAYPLWLLSVICEIWFAFSWILDQFPKWSPVNRETYLDRLALRYDRDGELSQLAPVDIFVSTVDPMKEPPLVTANTVLSILAVDYPVDKVSCYVSDDGAAMLTFDALAETSEFARKWVPFCKKYNIEPRAPEWYFAQKIDFLKDKVQTSFVKDRRAMKREYEEFKVRVNSLVAKAEKVPEEGWIMQDGTPWPGNNTRDHPGMLQVFLGHSGGLDTDGNELPRLVYVSREKRPGFQHHKKAGAMNALVRVSAVLTNGQYMLNLDCDHYINNSSALREAMCFLMDPNLGRKICYVQFPQRFDGIDTNDRYANRNTVFFDINLRGLDGIQGPVYVGTGCVFNRTALYGYEPPMKKKESGLFSKLCGGRTSKLKESKKSDKHVDGSVPVFNLEDIEEGIEGSGFDDEKSLLMSQMSLEKRFGQSSVFVASTLMEYGGVPQSATPESLLKEAIHVISCGYEDRSDWGREIGWIYGSVTEDILTGFKMHARGWRSIYCMPKRPAFKGSAPINLSDRLNQVLRWALGSVEILFSRHCPIWYGYGGRLKFLERFAYINTTIYPLTSIPLLIYCILPAVCLLTGKFIIPQISNIASIWFISLFISIFATGILEMRWSGVGIDEWWRNEQFWVIGGISAHLFAVFQGLLKVLAGIDTSFTVTSKASDEDNDFAELYMFKWTTLLIPPTTILIINLVGVVAGTSYAINSGYQSWGPLFGKLFFAFWVIIHLYPFLKGLMGRQNRTPTIVVVWAILLASIFSLLWVRIDPFTTRVTGPDIQMCGINC, from the exons AAATCGGGAACGGGGAGGCATGGCGCTGGGCAGGTGTGCCAGATCTGCGGCGACGGCGTGGGCGCGGCGGCGGACGGCGAGCTCTTCGCCGCCTGCGACGTCTGCGGCTTCCCCGTCTGCCGGCCCTGCTACGAGTACGAGCGCAAGGAGGGCACCCAGGCCTGCCCGCAGTGCAAGACCAAGTACAAGCGCCACAAGG GCAGCCCACCGGCACGTGGGGATGAAAGCGAGGACGATGCCAGCGACTTCAACTACCCAGCCTCTGGGAACCAGGATCACAAGCACAGGGCTCCTGAGAAGATGCTCACCTGGCGCAGGAACTCGGGAGCTAGTGATGacattggcctcaccaagttcGGCAGCGGTGAGATTGGGCTTCACAAGTATGACAGTGGAGAAATCCCTCATGGATACATCCCGCGCTTCTCTCATAGCCAG GCCTCGGGAGAAATTCCTGGAGCTTCCCCCGATCATATGATGTCCCCTGCTGGAAATGTTGGCAAGCGCGGACATCCATTTGCCTATGTGAACCACTCTC CAAATCCATCAAGGGAGTTCTCTGGTAGCCTTGGCAATGTTGCGTGGAAAGAGAGAGTTGATGGCTGGAAAATGAAAGACAAGGGTGCAATTCCCATGACTAATGGAACAAGCATTGCTCCTTCCGAAGGCCGTGGAAATGGTGATATCGATGCATGTACTGACTATGGCATGGAAGACCCCTTACT GAATGATGAAACACGCCAGCCTCTCTCTAGAAAAGTGCCAATTCCTTCATCCAGAATAAATCCCTACAGAATGGTCATTGTGCTACGATTGATTGTCCTCTGTATCTTCCTGCACTACCGTATCACAAACCCTGTCCGTAATGCATATCCACTTTGGCTGCTGTCGGTGATATGTGAGATTTGGTTTGCTTTTTCCTGGATTTTGGATCAGTTCCCCAAGTGGTCTCCAGTGAATCGTGAAACTTACCTTGACAGGCTGGCTTTAAG GTATGACCGGGATGGTGAGTTGTCTCAGTTGGCTCCTGTTGACATTTTTGTCAGTACTGTGGATCCTATGAAGGAGCCTCCTCTCGTCACTGCAAATACTGTGCTTTCTATCCTTGCTGTGGACTACCCTGTTGACAAAGTATCTTGCTATGTATCTGATgatggagctgcgatgcttaccTTTGATGCACTTGCTGAGACTTCAGAGTTTGCTAGAAAATGGGTACCGTTTTGTAAAAAGTATAACATAGAACCCAGAGCACCAGAGTGGTACTTTGCTCAGAAAATTGATTTCTTGAAAGACAAAGTTCAGACTTCATTCGTTAAAGACCGTCGAGCCATGAAG AGAGAATATGAAGAGTTCAAAGTTCGCGTTAATAGCCTTGTAGCCAAAGCCGAGAAAGTTCCTGAGGAAGGATGGATCATGCAAGACGGCACACCTTGGCCTGGGAACAATACTAGGGACCATCCTGGAATGCTTCAG GTTTTCCTTGGTCATAGTGGAGGCCTCGATACTGATGGCAATGAGCTTCCTCGTTTGGTTTATGTGTCTCGTGAGAAACGTCCTGGATTCCAGCACCACAAGAAAGCTGGTGCCATGAatgcactt GTTCGTGTATCAGCTGTCCTTACTAATGGGCAGTACatgttgaatcttgattgtgatcactaCATCAACAATAGCAGCGCTTTAAGAGAGGCTATGTGCTTTCTTATGGACCCTAATCTAGGAAGGAAAATCTGTTATGTCCAATTTCCTCAGAGGTTCGATGGCATTGATACGAATGATAGATATGCAAACAGGAACACCGTGTTTTTTGAT ATTAACTTGAGGGGTCTCGATGGCATTCAAGGACCAGTTTATGTGGGGACTGGTTGTGTGTTCAACAGAACAGCTTTATATGGTTATGAACCCCCGATGAAGAAAAAAGAGTCAGGTTTATTCTCTAAGCTTTGTGGTGGTAGAACCTCAAAATTGAAAGAAAGTAAGAAGTCAGACAAGCATGTGGACGGTTCTGTGCCAGTTTTCAATCTTGAAGATATAGAGGAGGGTATCGAAG GTTCTGGATTTGACGATGAGAAATCACTTCTTATGTCCCAAATGAGCCTGGAGAAGAGATTTGGCCAATCCAGTGTTTTCGTAGCCTCCACTCTGATGGAATATGGTGGTGTGCCTCAGTCTGCAACTCCAGAGTCTCTTCTGAAAGAAGCAATCCATGTCATCAGCTGTGGTTATGAGGACCGAAGTGATTGGGGAAGGGAG aTTGGTTGGATCTACGGTTCTGTTACGGAAGATATTCTTACTGGGTTCAAGATGCATGCACGTGGCTGGCGGTCAATCTACTGTATGCCTAAGCGACCAGCTTTCAAGGGCTCTGCCCCTATCAACCTTTCAGATCGTCTGAATCAAGTGCTTCGGTGGGCGCTTGGTTCAGTGGAAATTCTTTTCAGTAGGCATTGTCCCATATGGTATGGCTATGGCGGACGGCTTAAATTCCTGGAGAGATTTGCTTACATCAACACCACTATCTATCCACTCACATCAATACCACTCCTCATATACTGCATATTACCAGCTGTTTGTCTTCTCACGGGAAAGTTCATCATCCCACAG ATTAGCAACATTGCCAGTATTTGGTTTATCTCTCTCTTTATTTCGATCTTTGCCACTGGTATCCTTgagatgaggtggagcggtgttGGCATCGACGAGTGGTGGAGGAATGAACAGTTCTGGGTCATCGGAGGTATTTCTGCACATCTGTTTGCTGTCTTCCAAGGTCTTCTGAAGGTACTTGCTGGCATCGACACCAGCTTCACTGTCACTTCAAAAGCATCCGACGAAGATAATGATTTTGCCGAGCTCTACATGTTCAAGTGGACGACTCTTCTGATCCCACCAACAACTATCTTGATCATCAACCTTGTCGGTGTTGTGGCTGGTACCTCCTATGCGATCAACAGCGGCTATCAGTCATGGGGACCGCTTTTCGGgaagctcttcttcgccttcTGGGTGATTATCCACTTGTACCCATTCCTCAAGGGGCTAATGGGACGGCAGAACCGCACGCCGACCATCGTTGTCGTCTGGGCCATCCTTCTTGCATCCATCTTCTCCTTGCTGTGGGTTCGCATCGACCCGTTCACCACACGAGTCACTGGGCCAGATATCCAAATGTGTGGCATCAACTGCTAG